Proteins encoded by one window of Puntigrus tetrazona isolate hp1 chromosome 25, ASM1883169v1, whole genome shotgun sequence:
- the mfge8b gene encoding LOW QUALITY PROTEIN: milk fat globule EGF and factor V/VIII domain containing b (The sequence of the model RefSeq protein was modified relative to this genomic sequence to represent the inferred CDS: inserted 4 bases in 4 codons; substituted 1 base at 1 genomic stop codon), producing MRTFSSLSVSLPLFAACLLAATVSTASADSCEVNVCLNGGTCVTEEGKDPFKCICAEGFTGPTCNKTDFGPCNPNPCKNDGFCEIVANSRRGDVFSEYVCKCSIGFDGIHCQNNVNDCAGQPCQNGGTCRDLDGDFTCKCPSPYVGKHCNLRCISLLGMEGGGIAESQISSSSVYYGILGLQRWGPXLAXLNNKGLVNAXTSATHDKNPWIEINLQRKMRFTGIITQGXSRMGTAEFIKAFKVASSLDGRTYTMYRPEGQSKDVIFVGNMDNDGTKTNLFDPPIIAQYIRXAPVVCQKACTLRLELVGCELNGCSEPLGIKSRLIDDRQMTASSTFRTWGSSRRSPGTRDYARLDKQGKTNAWTAATTNPPEWLQVDLLRPKRITGIITQGAKDFGNVQFVSAFKVAHSDDGKYWTILKDDKTKTDKIFPGNSDNNVHKKNVFEPPFYARFVRILPWAWHERITLRMELLGCDE from the exons CTGACAGCTGTGAAGTAAATGTGTGCTTGAACGGAGGAACTTGTGTGACAGAAGAAGGAAAAGAcccctttaaatgcatttgtgctGAAGGATTCACTGGGCCTACCTGCAACAAGACTGATTTTG GGCCCTGCAACCCTAACCCTTGTAAAAACGATGGCTTCTGTGAAATCGTTGCCAACTCTCGAAGAGGAGACGTCTTCAGTGAATACGTCTGCAAGTGTTCCATAGGCTTTGATGGAATCCACTGCCAGAACA ATGTGAATGACTGTGCTGGCCAGCCCTGTCAGAATGGAGGCACCTGTCGAGATCTTGATGGTGATTTCACCTGTAAATGTCCCTCACCCTATGTGGGAAAGCACTGCAATCTGC GATGCATCTCTCTGCTGGGAATGGAAGGAGGAGGCATTGCCGAGTCTCAGATTTCTTCCTCTTCTGTGTATTACGGCATCCTGGGATTACAGCGCTGGGGGC AATTGGCCTGACTGAATAACAAGGGACTTGTTAACG TGACCTCTGCGACACATGACAAGAACCCCTGGATCGAG atCAACCTGCAGAGGAAGATGCGTTTCACTGGCATCATTACCCAGG CCAGTCGCATGGGCACAGCCGAGTTCATCAAAGCCTTTAAGGTGGCGTCCAGTTTAGATGGGCGAACCTACACCATGTACAGACCTGAGGGCCAAAGCAAAGATGTG ATCTTCGTTGGTAATATGGACAACGATGGCACAAAGACTAACTTGTTCGATCCTCCAATCATAGCTCAGTACATAC TCGCTCCTGTTGTGTGCCAGAAAGCCTGCACACTGAGACTGGAGCTGGTGGGCTGTGAACTCAACG GTTGCTCCGAGCCGCTAGGTATCAAGTCACGGCTGATCGATGACAGGCAGATGACAGCTTCCAGCACTTTCCGCACCTGGGGATCGAGTCGCCGCTCACCTGGCACCCGTGATTACGCTCGTCTGGACAAGCAGGGCAAGACTAACGCCTGGACCGCAGCCACCACAAACCCTCCCGAGTGGCTGCAG gtgGACCTGCTTAGACCAAAGCGCATCACGGGGATCATCACACAAGGGGCCAAAGACTTTGGCAACGTGCAATTTGTGTCTGCCTTTAAAGTGGCTCACAGTGATGACGGCAAGTACTGGACCATACTCAAAGACGACAAGACAAAAACAGATAAG ATTTTCCCTGGCAACAGCGACAACAACGTGCACAAAAAGAACGTGTTCGAGCCCCCCTTCTACGCGCGATTCGTCCGCATCCTGCCATGGGCGTGGCATGAGCGCATTACCCTGCGAATGGAGCTGCTGGGCTGCGATGAGTAG
- the LOC122331131 gene encoding LOW QUALITY PROTEIN: hyaluronan and proteoglycan link protein 3-like (The sequence of the model RefSeq protein was modified relative to this genomic sequence to represent the inferred CDS: inserted 1 base in 1 codon), with the protein MQGIVVNMWILRHLLVLLMHLVVASLAQRFSNGYYYQDIVNGNGNGNGNGEMYFHKIRLHVESPETLVSGVQGXNATLPCHYHYEPALSAPRRTRVKWLWQPVSGDGQERDVMVAIGTRHRSYGDFKGRVRLRRSAPGDASLVINPLQSDDTGRYRCEIIDGLEDDSVTVQLKFRGVVFPYHSSKGRYLMNFHEAKEACEKQDAHLATFEQLYAAWEEGLDWCNAGWLMDGTAQYPVVVPRDVCGGTELAPGVRSYGIRDKSLDRFDAFCFTSSIRGEVYFLQHHVKLNFTEAAEACQSDGGYIAKVGQLYAAWRFVGLDQCDAGWLADGSVRYPIIQPRVNCGTSEPGVRSFGFLPKHLKHGVYCYKIRW; encoded by the exons ATGCAGGGAATCGTCGTGAACATGTGGATTTTACGCCATCTGCTGGTGCTTTTAATGCACCTGGTCGTCGCGAGCCTTGCACAGCGATTCTCCAATGGCTATTATTATCAGGACATAGTTAATGGAAATGGCAATGGAAATGGCAATGGGGAGA tgtACTTCCACAAGATCCGTCTTCACGTCGAGTCTCCTGAAACGCTAGTGTCCGGCGTCCAGG GTAACGCCACGCTGCCCTGTCACTACCACTACGAGCCGGCGCTCAGCGCGCCCCGCCGGACGCGGGTCAAGTGGCTCTGGCAGCCGGTGAGCGGCGACGGGCAGGAGCGTGACGTCATGGTGGCCATCGGCACACGTCACCGGAGCTACGGAGACTTCAAAGGACGAGTGCGGCTCCGCCGAAGCGCCCCGGGCGATGCGTCTCTCGTCATCAACCCGCTGCAGTCCGACGACACCGGCCGTTACCGGTGTGAAATTATCGATGGCCTCGAGGACGACAGCGTGACAGTGCAACTAAAGTTTCGAG GTGTGGTGTTCCCCTATCACTCCTCCAAGGGGCGCTATCTGATGAACTTTCATGAAGCTAAGGAGGCGTGTGAGAAACAGGATGCCCACCTGGCCACCTTTGAACAGCTCTACGCTGCTTGGGAGGAAGGGCTGGACTGGTGTAATGCCGGGTGGCTCATGGATGGGACGGCACAATATCCCGTAGTAGTCCCACGAGATGTTTGTGGTGGTACGGAACTAGCACCTGGTGTACGGAGCTATGGCATTCGGGACAAAAGTCTGGATCGGTTTGATGCCTTCTGCTTCACTTCGTCCATTAGAG GAGAAGTCTACTTCCTGCAACATCACGTCAAGCTAAATTTCACAGAGGCGGCGGAGGCCTGTCAGAGCGATGGAGGTTATATTGCAAAAGTCGGCCAGTTATACGCAGCCTGGAGGTTTGTGGGATTGGACCAGTGTGATGCCGGCTGGTTGGCTGACGGGAGCGTACGTTACCCAATCATCCAACCCAGGGTGAACTGTGGTACATCAGAACCAGGGGTGCGCAGCTTTGGCTTCCTACCGAAGCATTTAAAACACGGCGTGTATTGCTACAAAATCCGCTGGTAA